From a region of the Theobroma cacao cultivar B97-61/B2 chromosome 8, Criollo_cocoa_genome_V2, whole genome shotgun sequence genome:
- the LOC18592235 gene encoding dnaJ-like protein MG002, whose product MSNLRTICRPHTVFSSFMCCSRHHHHHHHQHQARSRIRVSFRNPNIRPSLFSPWLDLSRDLSRKEPWFRVNQRRTLVRASNWTDQKSPYETLELERDADEEQIKTAYRRLAKFYHPDVYDGKGALEKGETAEARFIKIQAAYELLIDVERRRQYDMDNRVNPMKASQAWMEWLMKKRKAWDQRGDMAVAAWAEQQQRELNLRVRRLSRSKIDPEEERKILAKEKKASMEQFSNTLKRHTLVLKKRDLMRKKAEEEKKKVINQLLAAEGLELDTDDESQ is encoded by the exons ATGAGCAATTTGAGGACAATTTGTAGACCGCACACGGTCTTTTCTTCGTTCATGTGTTGTAGCAggcaccaccaccaccaccaccaccagcATCAAGCTCGATCCAGAATTAGGGTTTCCTTTCGAAATCCTAATATTAGGCCATCTTTGTTCTCTCCTTGGTTGGATTTGTCTAGAGATTTGAGCAGGAAGGAGCCCTGGTTTCGTGTCAATCAAAGGAGGACTCTCGTTAGGGCATCGAATTGGACCGATCAAAAATCTCCCTATGAAACTCTtg AGTTAGAAAGGGATGCCGATGAAGAGCAGATAAAAACTGCCTACAGGCGCTTGGCCAAATTCTATCATCCTGATG TCTATGATGGTAAAGGGGCTCTTGAAAAAGGTGAAACTGCTGAAGCAAGATTCATTAAGATTCAAGCTGCTTATGAATTGCTCATAGATGTGGAGAGACGGAGACAATATGATATGGATAACCGGGTCAATCCGATGAAG GCATCTCAAGCGTGGATGGAGTGGCttatgaaaaagagaaaagcttGGGATCAGCGGGGTGATATGGCTGTTGCAGCTTGGGCTGAGCAGCAGCAGCGTGAGTTGAATCTCCGTGTCCGCCGTCTTTCTCGTTCTAAG ATAGATCCTGAAGAGGAGAGAAAAATCttggcaaaagaaaagaaggcaTCAATGGAACAGTTTAGCAATACTCTTAAGCGGCATACCCTTGTGCTAAAGAAGAGGGATTTGATGCGAAAGAAAGcagaggaagaaaagaagaaggttATAAATCAGCTTTTAGCTGCAGAAGGCCTTGAACTTGATACAGATGATGAATCTCAATAG
- the LOC18592236 gene encoding phosphopantothenate--cysteine ligase 2: protein MDSAALHEEIDSFFESAPPLKDSSKVTDKLKQFIEFNSPSSGEGRGRRVVCVTSGGTTVPLEQRCVRYIDNFSSGNRGAASTEYFIKAGYAVIFLYRRGTCQPYCRSLPEDPLLECFEIADDVDIQVRQPHSEAVKGAIRDHHAAVAGGLLLKLPFTTIFEYLQMLRIIALSMRSLGPHAMFYLAAAVSDFYVPWKSMAEHKIQSASGPLDMRLMQVPKMLLVLRTEWTPMAFCISFKLETDSKILLEKASTALKKYEMHSVVANELLTRKEEVIVVTSGGNILVHRDRTRTGSDVEDPLVELLVDRHSTYIKTTST, encoded by the exons ATGGATTCCGCAGCTCTGCACGAGGAGATCGACTCGTTCTTCGAGTCAGCTCCTCCGCTCAAAGATTCCTCTAAAGTCACCGACAAATTGAAACAATTCATCGAATTCAATTCTCCATCGTCAG GAGAAGGCAGAGGCAGGAGGGTTGTGTGCGTGACATCTGGCGGAACTACGGTTCCTCTGGAGCAGCGCTGTGTTCGATACATTGATAATTTTAGTTCAGGGAATAGAGGAGCGGCTTCCACAGA GTATTTTATAAAGGCTGGATACGCGGTTATATTTTTGTATCGGAG GGGAACCTGCCAACCATATTGCAGGTCTCTTCCTGAGGATCCTTTGTTGGAATGTTTTGAGATCGCTGATGATGTTGATATTCAAG TGCGGCAACCACATTCTGAAGCAGTGAAGGGGGCCATTAGGGATCATCATGCT GCAGTAGCAGGCGGTCTTCTTTTGAAACTACCCTTTACAACCATTTTTGAGTATCTTCAG ATGTTAAGGATAATTGCATTATCAATGAGAAGCCTTGGGCCTCATGCAATGTTTTATCTTGCTGCTGCAGTCTCCGACTTTTATGTTCCATGGAAGAGCATG GCAGAGCACAAGATTCAGTCAGCATCTGGCCCTTTGGACATGCGACTTATGCAAGTGCCAAAGATGCTCTTGGTGCTAAGGACGGAATGGACTCCCATGGCTTTCTGCATATCATTCAAG CTTGAGACGGACTCAAAGATTCTCTTAGAGAAGGCCAGTACGGCTCTTAAAAAGTACGAAATGCATTCAGTTGTGGCAAATGAGCTGCTGACCCGGAAAGAGGAGGTCATAGTTGTGACAAGCGGTGGGAATATTTTGGTTCACCGTGACAGGACTCGTACTGGTTCTGATGTGGAGGATCCTCTGGTTGAACTCCTTGTTGATAGGCACTCAACTTACATTAAAACAACTAGCACATGA
- the LOC18592237 gene encoding RHOMBOID-like protein 8 isoform X1, whose translation MEEATPANQPHTQIEIKPQSEEAPPPISPSLGNNHPESINQPEGRFPFFKSRYRQRSSDTWLISIFVILHLLAFITTMLFNYFSLGSALFQPLSENPLLGPSASTLEKVGALQRADLAQNHRTWRLFVCPWLHAGVIHFAINISCIIFVGIHLERDYGPLRIGIIYLLSAFFGSLVCSLFVRNSPVVTSSDALFGLLGAMLSGIIRNWKVYTNKVLHTLLLVPAYVYIQLTLYFTDPCCGSLQCAALAVVFIVFAINFLLGLLPYIDNFANIGAFMSGFLLGFVFLFTPQIRQLSKNKAGLFEYSVKSSINLKQKLKPDRPILRSVSLLLFIILLVGCLEAVFRGIDINHYCGWCTFIDCIPSKRWNCNDRTNACEIMTSNSDLTLTCLRNGNFRVLPSTNISQARITDLCSMIC comes from the exons atgGAAGAAGCTACCCCAGCCAATCAGCCCCACACCCAGATCGAAATCAAGCCCCAAAGCGAAGAAGCACCGCCACCAATCTCCCCCTCCTTGGGCAACAACCACCCCGAAAGCATTAATCAGCCAGAAGGAAGATTTCCGTTCTTCAAGTCACGTTACCGCCAGAGGTCATCGGACACATGGCTCATTTCTATCTTCGTCATCCTCCACCTCCTGGCTTTTATAACCACCATGCTCTTCAACTATTTCTCGCTCGGCAGTGCTCTGTTTCAGCCTCTCTCTGAGAATCCCCTGCTCGGTCCCTCTGCTTCCAC TCTAGAAAAAGTTGGGGCACTTCAAAGGGCAGATTTGGCTCAGAACCACCGAACTTGGCGTCTCTTTGTGTGTCCCTGGTTACATGCTGGGGTCATACACTTTGCCATCAACATCAGCTGTATAATCTTTGTTGGAATTCATTTGGAGCGAGATTATGGACCTT TGAGGATTGGGATAATCTACCTACTATCTGCATTTTTTGGTAGCTTGGTATGTTCACTTTTTGTTCGAAATAGTCCTGTGGTTACTTCTTCCGATGCTCTGTTTGGATTACTTGGAGCTATGCTTTCTGGGATTATTCGGAACTGGAAAGTATACACAAACAAGGTGCTTCACACTCTTCTCCTTGTGCCTGCTTATGTCTATATCCAACTGACCTTGTATTTTACCGATCCCTGCTGTGGTTCATTGCAGTGTGCAGCTCTAGCAGTAGTTTTCATAGTATTTGCGATCAATTTCCTCCTTGGTCTGCTACCATACATTGACAATTTTGCAAATATTGGAGCTTTTATGTCAGGATTTCTACTCggatttgtgtttttgttcaccCCTCAGATTAGACAATTGTCTAAAAACAAAGCAGGCCTTTTTGAATATAGTGTCAAAAGTTCCATTAACTTGAAGCAGAAGCTGAAGCCGGACAGGCCCATTCTGAGGAGCGTTTCTCTTCTACTGTTTATTATTCT ACTTGTTGGATGTCTTGAAGCAGTGTTCCGAGGCATTGATATAAACCACTATTGCGGATGGTGTACATTCATTGATTGTATCCCTAGCAAAAGATGGAACTGCAATGACAGAACAAATGCATGTGAG ATAATGACGAGCAACTCAGACTTGACATTGACCTGTTTGCGAAACGGCAACTTCAGGGTACTCCCTTCCACTAACATTTCACAGGCAAGGATAACAGACTTGTGCTCTATGATATGCTGA
- the LOC18592237 gene encoding RHOMBOID-like protein 8 isoform X2 — MEEATPANQPHTQIEIKPQSEEAPPPISPSLGNNHPESINQPEGRFPFFKSRYRQRSSDTWLISIFVILHLLAFITTMLFNYFSLGSALFQPLSENPLLGPSASTLEKVGALQRADLAQNHRTWRLFVCPWLHAGVIHFAINISCIIFVGIHLERDYGPLRIGIIYLLSAFFGSLVCSLFVRNSPVVTSSDALFGLLGAMLSGIIRNWKVYTNKCAALAVVFIVFAINFLLGLLPYIDNFANIGAFMSGFLLGFVFLFTPQIRQLSKNKAGLFEYSVKSSINLKQKLKPDRPILRSVSLLLFIILLVGCLEAVFRGIDINHYCGWCTFIDCIPSKRWNCNDRTNACEIMTSNSDLTLTCLRNGNFRVLPSTNISQARITDLCSMIC; from the exons atgGAAGAAGCTACCCCAGCCAATCAGCCCCACACCCAGATCGAAATCAAGCCCCAAAGCGAAGAAGCACCGCCACCAATCTCCCCCTCCTTGGGCAACAACCACCCCGAAAGCATTAATCAGCCAGAAGGAAGATTTCCGTTCTTCAAGTCACGTTACCGCCAGAGGTCATCGGACACATGGCTCATTTCTATCTTCGTCATCCTCCACCTCCTGGCTTTTATAACCACCATGCTCTTCAACTATTTCTCGCTCGGCAGTGCTCTGTTTCAGCCTCTCTCTGAGAATCCCCTGCTCGGTCCCTCTGCTTCCAC TCTAGAAAAAGTTGGGGCACTTCAAAGGGCAGATTTGGCTCAGAACCACCGAACTTGGCGTCTCTTTGTGTGTCCCTGGTTACATGCTGGGGTCATACACTTTGCCATCAACATCAGCTGTATAATCTTTGTTGGAATTCATTTGGAGCGAGATTATGGACCTT TGAGGATTGGGATAATCTACCTACTATCTGCATTTTTTGGTAGCTTGGTATGTTCACTTTTTGTTCGAAATAGTCCTGTGGTTACTTCTTCCGATGCTCTGTTTGGATTACTTGGAGCTATGCTTTCTGGGATTATTCGGAACTGGAAAGTATACACAAACAAG TGTGCAGCTCTAGCAGTAGTTTTCATAGTATTTGCGATCAATTTCCTCCTTGGTCTGCTACCATACATTGACAATTTTGCAAATATTGGAGCTTTTATGTCAGGATTTCTACTCggatttgtgtttttgttcaccCCTCAGATTAGACAATTGTCTAAAAACAAAGCAGGCCTTTTTGAATATAGTGTCAAAAGTTCCATTAACTTGAAGCAGAAGCTGAAGCCGGACAGGCCCATTCTGAGGAGCGTTTCTCTTCTACTGTTTATTATTCT ACTTGTTGGATGTCTTGAAGCAGTGTTCCGAGGCATTGATATAAACCACTATTGCGGATGGTGTACATTCATTGATTGTATCCCTAGCAAAAGATGGAACTGCAATGACAGAACAAATGCATGTGAG ATAATGACGAGCAACTCAGACTTGACATTGACCTGTTTGCGAAACGGCAACTTCAGGGTACTCCCTTCCACTAACATTTCACAGGCAAGGATAACAGACTTGTGCTCTATGATATGCTGA